The genomic stretch ATGAACTATTTCAGGTTTTTGCAGAACAATCAATTTACTGGATCAGTAATTTTCTTGGCTAATCTCACTCTCACTGATCTGTATGtgtatcaaataaaaaattgaatctttccACTATATTTAGGTGTGTGCTAACTAATCCCAATTTCAGGAATATTGAAGATAACCATTTCAGTGGTGTTATTCCAGAACAGTTCCAAAATATCACCAACTTGCTGTATGGTGTAGTGTCTTTAACTAGAGAGTATGCTCACATTTGATTTCTGTAATTGTTTGACTTGACTTTTGTTTCCGTTCAGGTTTGGGGGCAATGAATTTGTACGAGAAGCAAACTATCCTCCTTGGAAGTTCCCTATTGAGCCTATGCCGAAAGAGAAAGACAGTCCAACAccaacaccaccaccaccaccaccaccaccaccaccaccaccaccaccagcagcAGCAGTAGTAGCAGCTAATCTTAGTGCCTATGAGAACAATCCTTTTGAAATAAACGGAGctcaaaaaaagaagaaaatgggcGCATTTGGTATACTGCTAATAGTTGGTGGCATCATTCTGGTTGCTGGAAGTGCAGCTCTTACTATTGTCCACAGGCAACAGTCATCTATGAGAAGACACAGAAGCTCAGTAGGCCGTGAAGACTCGATGAAATCTCTTCCTAGTGATACGCTCCAAGGTAACAAGAACTTATAAGGAAATCTTCTTGCTTTTATTTTCATACTATTACTTTTTGCATATTACTTCTTCCTAGTGGTTCGCATGGCTTTCTTTCCTCACCTTTTTGTTTTGCTTCCTCTGGAACAGATTATACATCGGTGAGTGGAAAAGGCAGCCCTCACACATCGGGATTCAGCTCTTCACCCATGATTACTCCCTCTCGTTTGCCTGCTGTTCGGACTAGAACACTGAAATTGCCCAGGACAAAAAGTTTCTCAAAGAGCAGAATGGCATCTGCTCCAAGAGTATACACTATTGCAGAGCTTCAAATAGCAACAAACAGCTTTGGTGAAGAACACTTTATTGGTGAAGGATCCCTTGGTTCAGTTTATAAAGCACATTTTCCAGATGGCACGGTAAATTTACACACTATTCAAGTTGCGAAGGTTTTGAATATCCAAAATAAGAATTGTGCTGCATGTATATTCTCTTTTGGTAGGTTTTGGCTGTGAAGAACATAAAGACAGTGCCTCTATCCATTATCGAAGAACAACAGTTCTTCGATGTGATAAAAAATATATCGCGTTTGAAGCACCCTAACATTGTTCCCCTTCTTGGTTACTCTATGGAGCATGGCCTGCATCTCCTTGCGTATGAGTTTATCAGGAACTTGACTCTTGACGATGCTCTGCATTGTGTAGCGTACAAGCCGCTGAACTGGGGCGCCCGTCTTCAGGTTGCTCTTGGCGTAGCACGAGCTCTGGAGTAAGTAGATAGccataatattttcattttgagtAGTCCACCCCTCAATCTAGTTCATCTCAAGAAAATGTGCTTTTTTTGCTTGTCAGTTACATGCATTCATCATTTGTGCCGCCTATTCCACATAGCAACTTGAAGGCTGCTAACATCTTACTTGATGAAGAGCTCAAGCCCCATGTCTGTGACTGTGGTTTGGCCATACTGAAGCCTCTTTCTAGGAACACGGTTAAGCTCAAGGTACACGTTAAGCTCAAGGTAcacttcttctcctcctcctcctcctcctcttcgcCTTCTCACTTTGAAATTTGGATGTATGAACAGGCTTCTGAAATGGCAATTGCTG from Salvia splendens isolate huo1 chromosome 4, SspV2, whole genome shotgun sequence encodes the following:
- the LOC121798706 gene encoding protein STRUBBELIG-RECEPTOR FAMILY 2-like isoform X2, with product MAKNLFLLILGFYLVIMGLESWAITDFFEVQALQNLYRSLNNPMQLELWKEGNGDPCAELWTGVHCIGSSIIELKLHGMGLTGNIEFKLSDLLSLKKLDLSSNDIQGSIPYSLPPNLTHLNLAENKFNQSFPYSIEQMKHIRHLNLSHNSLSGSLGNVFTGLENLQELDLSFNSFTGDLPVSVKSLANLTGLFLQNNQFTGSVIFLANLTLTDLNIEDNHFSGVIPEQFQNITNLLFGGNEFVREANYPPWKFPIEPMPKEKDSPTPTPPPPPPPPPPPPPPAAAVVAANLSAYENNPFEINGAQKKKKMGAFGILLIVGGIILVAGSAALTIVHRQQSSMRRHRSSVGREDSMKSLPSDTLQDYTSVSGKGSPHTSGFSSSPMITPSRLPAVRTRTLKLPRTKSFSKSRMASAPRVYTIAELQIATNSFGEEHFIGEGSLGSVYKAHFPDGTVLAVKNIKTVPLSIIEEQQFFDVIKNISRLKHPNIVPLLGYSMEHGLHLLAYEFIRNLTLDDALHCVAYKPLNWGARLQVALGVARALDYMHSSFVPPIPHSNLKAANILLDEELKPHVCDCGLAILKPLSRNTVKLKASEMAIADSGYIAPDNLQPSSGNSKADVYAFGVLLLEILTGRKPFDNSRPPGEQSLVRWAASRLHDSASLAQMVDQPIKNKIPSKSLSRFADVVSMCIQPEQEFRPQIGEIVESLSRLLNPTAADVAEADFERSFRSTNSKFFSSSPTQSYYSV
- the LOC121798706 gene encoding protein STRUBBELIG-RECEPTOR FAMILY 2-like isoform X1, which translates into the protein MAKNLFLLILGFYLVIMGLESWAITDFFEVQALQNLYRSLNNPMQLELWKEGNGDPCAELWTGVHCIGSSIIELKLHGMGLTGNIEFKLSDLLSLKKLDLSSNDIQGSIPYSLPPNLTHLNLAENKFNQSFPYSIEQMKHIRHLNLSHNSLSGSLGNVFTGLENLQELDLSFNSFTGDLPVSVKSLANLTGLFLQNNQFTGSVIFLANLTLTDLNIEDNHFSGVIPEQFQNITNLLFGGNEFVREANYPPWKFPIEPMPKEKDSPTPTPPPPPPPPPPPPPPAAAVVAANLSAYENNPFEINGAQKKKKMGAFGILLIVGGIILVAGSAALTIVHRQQSSMRRHRSSVGREDSMKSLPSDTLQDYTSVSGKGSPHTSGFSSSPMITPSRLPAVRTRTLKLPRTKSFSKSRMASAPRVYTIAELQIATNSFGEEHFIGEGSLGSVYKAHFPDGTVLAVKNIKTVPLSIIEEQQFFDVIKNISRLKHPNIVPLLGYSMEHGLHLLAYEFIRNLTLDDALHCVAYKPLNWGARLQVALGVARALDYMHSSFVPPIPHSNLKAANILLDEELKPHVCDCGLAILKPLSRNTVKLKVHVKLKASEMAIADSGYIAPDNLQPSSGNSKADVYAFGVLLLEILTGRKPFDNSRPPGEQSLVRWAASRLHDSASLAQMVDQPIKNKIPSKSLSRFADVVSMCIQPEQEFRPQIGEIVESLSRLLNPTAADVAEADFERSFRSTNSKFFSSSPTQSYYSV